AGGAATTGATGCTCGTAAAGTCGTTGAAACTGGAATTACTCCAGTAATCAATACAGGAATTGCGAATAAAAAAGCTGGAGCAGGACAAATTGGAGCAGGAACCGTCCATCCACCAATTGAATGTTTTGAAAAAGCGATTGTTGCTTATGCAAAAAAAATTAGGAATGGATAGTTAAGTATAAGGTGTGTAAAAAGCTGTTTTGCTTTGATTAAACTGGAGACAAGTACAAACAATCGGTTTCTTTCGATTGAGCGTAGTTGATGAAGTTTACGAGAAGCAAGCTTTTGAAACCAGATTAATAAGGTGTGTAAAAAGCTATTTTGCTTTGATTAATAGTTTAATTCACGAAAGGAGGTTGTCAAATGATTGAGGTCTGGAAATACCCCATTGAGCGAATCAACGAGTTAATACCAGATAGTATTTGGCAACTTCATAGTGAATTTACAAATGGTGTGAATTTAGTAGATGAGGCTGGGAATTTATTATTTATTGGAACAGATAAAAATGGTGAATTGCCATTTGGTCTTCATTTGACGTTTCGAAATTTAGTTCATTTTAAAGCAGAACTAAATAAAAACACTCGATTTCATTATCATAATTTAACATTTGTTAATCAAGAAAATCTAGAATATAGCCTATCCTTAAAAAATAGTACTCCTTATTCTGTGGCTCTAGAAAAAAAAGGTCAGCTAAATAGTGACGCAGTTGATTCTTTATTTAAATGGGCAAGTAAGGAAGAAAAAAAGCGAAATGGATTGGGTGAATACTTGCCTACGACTGAATTCATATTGGACAATTGGATGATCGAAAACAAACAAGCTATTGGTTATTTATTTTCAGAAAACCCAGTTGAAATTCAACATGGATTACGCTACTTTATTGGTCGAGGACAAGGATTAACTCCATCAGGTGATGATTTTTTAGTTGGTTTGTTAAGCCTTGAAAAAGGTTTTTCTATAATAGATAATCAATTTGAAATTATATTAGAGACATTCGTTTCATCAGAAAAATTAACAACAGATATTAGTGAGGCATATTTGCAAGCTGCTTTAAAAGGGCGGTTTAGCACATCAATCAACCAACTAATCGATGTTTTAGCTGGCACAAAAAATAAGACTGCTTTACCAGATATTCTTACAAAAATAATTCAAAATGGCCATACATCTGGAATAGATACCTTAACAGGGATTTTGGTGGGATTATTAATTGGAACAAAAGACATAAAAAAAGGGGCAAGTTAACTATGGGAAAACGCGTAGTCATTGCGCTTGGAGGAAATGCTATTTTACGTCCAAACCAAGAGGCAACATTTGAAAATCAATTAGCAAACGTTAAAACTAGCACAGATTTAATAGCAGAAGTAAAAAAAGCCGGTCATAAAGTAGTTGTTACTCATGGCAATGGTCCGCAAGTAGGAAATATTTTACGTCAAAATGAAGAAGCTAAAGCTTTTGTTCCGCCTCTACCTATTGATGTTTGTAGTGCTGAATCACAAGGCTTCATTGGCTACATGATGGAACAAACTTTGAAAAACGCTTTGAAATTAGCAGATGTAAAAGGAGAAGTTGTCACTTTATTAACGGAAACTGAAGTAGATGCTAAAGATCCTGCTTTTCTTGAACCGACAAAACCAATTGGGGTTTTCTTTACTGAAGAAGAAGCTAATGAATTAGAAAAATCAAAAGGTTGGGTAATGGCAGAGGATGCTGGACGTGGTTATCGCCGTGTTGTTCCATCGCCACAACCAGTTAAAATTCATGGAGTATCTGCAATTAAAGCGTTAATTGAAATGGATACTGTTGTAATCTCAACAGGTGGCGGAGGTATTCCTGTTGTAGCAGATGAAAAAGGCTTTTTGAAAGGCGTGGAAGCTGTTATTGATAAAGATCGCTCAGCTTTACGTTTATCAGAGCAAGTAGATGCAGATGTTTTTATGATTTTAACAGATGTTCCAAATGTATATTTAAATTATGGTCAACCAGATCAGTTGAAGTTAGAAGGAATTTCGTTAGCAGATGCTAATAAATATATGGCAGAAGGTCATTTTGCTGATGGCAGTATGGGACCTAAAATGGAAGCTGCGATTGCTTTTGCAGCACAAGGGAAAGAATCCATTATCTGTTCCTTAGATGAAGCTGTTGCTGCTCTTCGTGGCGAAGCTGGGACACGTGTATTACCCGCTTAATTGATAGCATTAAACCCACTTACTTTTTTACATAAAAAGTAAGTGGGTTTTAGTTAAATTTGGTCCTCTGTATCAGATAGTACTAATGCTAATCGTAGGTTTAATGATAGTTTTGGATCATTAATCGGAGATTCAAATAATTCTTCGCATTTTGCGATTCGATATTTCACTGTATTACGATGGATAAACAATTTTTTTGCTGTGATAGTGATTTCACATTGTGATTCAAGATAAACTTTTAGTGTGCGCCTCAATTCACGATTCATTTCA
This Carnobacterium maltaromaticum DSM 20342 DNA region includes the following protein-coding sequences:
- a CDS encoding DUF2877 domain-containing protein, which codes for MIEVWKYPIERINELIPDSIWQLHSEFTNGVNLVDEAGNLLFIGTDKNGELPFGLHLTFRNLVHFKAELNKNTRFHYHNLTFVNQENLEYSLSLKNSTPYSVALEKKGQLNSDAVDSLFKWASKEEKKRNGLGEYLPTTEFILDNWMIENKQAIGYLFSENPVEIQHGLRYFIGRGQGLTPSGDDFLVGLLSLEKGFSIIDNQFEIILETFVSSEKLTTDISEAYLQAALKGRFSTSINQLIDVLAGTKNKTALPDILTKIIQNGHTSGIDTLTGILVGLLIGTKDIKKGAS
- the arcC gene encoding carbamate kinase, giving the protein MGKRVVIALGGNAILRPNQEATFENQLANVKTSTDLIAEVKKAGHKVVVTHGNGPQVGNILRQNEEAKAFVPPLPIDVCSAESQGFIGYMMEQTLKNALKLADVKGEVVTLLTETEVDAKDPAFLEPTKPIGVFFTEEEANELEKSKGWVMAEDAGRGYRRVVPSPQPVKIHGVSAIKALIEMDTVVISTGGGGIPVVADEKGFLKGVEAVIDKDRSALRLSEQVDADVFMILTDVPNVYLNYGQPDQLKLEGISLADANKYMAEGHFADGSMGPKMEAAIAFAAQGKESIICSLDEAVAALRGEAGTRVLPA